The genomic interval GATTGAGAAATAGGGATTTAAAGGGGATTTAATCTCTTCTGCAGGACCCGCACCCGCCCCAAGAGAGAGAAAAGAGAATAAGCAAAACACTGGGGGAGAACAGAGGGAGAGCTGGCCAGTTTAATCTGCAGCCAGAATGACCCCAGAGTGAGATTATCTGGGGGGAATAATCTACTTGGGCAAAGAGATCCATAGTTTTAGGCTGGTGGCCACGCTTACTGCAATGAAAACACTTCCAAATGCTAGAGGAAAAggaagacaaaattaaaaataagcaaaaatcgGAATGTACTGAAGAGTTGTGAGctgaaaactatatatttattatagGTAAAggtaatttatgacttttaataaTGCTCAAACATCACCCTACTGGGAATTTACAATTAAGATCTTTATTTTTGCACTATTCTATGGATTTTCTACTTTTCTGTTtcactaatttaaaaaagaaaaagttgtattaATGTATTAATAATGCATGTTATTAAACATATGAACAAATATACAACTTAATCAACATGTGggagaaaaaactaaaactgtgtGAGGTCAGAAAAAAGTAGCATCTCATCATTTAATGttataaacataaaagaaaaacgaataaatatgaaatgttttttgtcttaaagattaaaacattgtttaagTGAGAGGAAACACACTCGGAGTGTAAGATAAAAACTCACGtgtaatttatacatttttataaaacatttttctgataatggaaaACATagataaagcttaaaattacatttctgagcatttctttattcaatcactgtgaatcaggaccaggcgaaaaaattcattttgaaaaataaattatttgggAAAATAAGCTGGTCCACAAGAGCTTTCCTCTCAGCTCtaagcaatggggaggggaaggggggcggggttgctacATTCCAATAgtccacaactcggaggcaaattttaatgaacttctgcggttttgtagaaactttgtccaagaaaacgattcaggttttggggggaaaaaaacccccagcaaaatcctaattaaaacccactgggaatacttttatGGGACTGACTTTAGTGagtaaaaactaatatttttgcaaacaaaGACATCAAACCACTTAAAAACTTTTGGTATTATAACGTGACTATTACTTAACAGTATTGACTTGTTGTTTGGTGCTCTAGCTTTGTTTGTGAGAACACAGATGTCTGCATTTCCATGTTGCTTCATGCTGCAGGCCAAAACCTGCTGTTGCTCGCTCTACTGCGTAAACAACCGGGTGACACAGACAGCTTCTAACCAAAACAATGAATGTAGTAGAAGAACACACTCACTACTACACTAAACCCCTCAACATCAAATGTGTTGCAGAAGATCTGTCTGCATATGGTTCCATGTGGACGACCTGCTGTTGTTGCAAAAGCAGCAAAGAATAAACGTCTTTGGGAAGCTAAAATGTAATCGACCACATATTGATatcaaaaactgctttaaatagtttttttttaataattaccCAAATCCTCCCATGCTGGCGGCGGCCGTTCCCTCTCCAAACACTTTGCCGGACGAGGAGGGCAAAGGGTTGCTGAAAGACGGGCTTGAGCTGAatgaggctccgcccccaaatGCAGGAGAACCGCCAAAAGAAGGGGGGCTTCCAAACACGGGGGCGCTGCCAAAGCCGCTTGCTGTGGTGAAAGAAAGAAGGTAAAAGCTTGAAAAACAGGGCAGTGGAGTGGTCTAAAACTGCTTAATGAAATGCTCTCTGAGGGTTCCGAAGGCGGGAAAGATCCAGCAAACTTTCAGGGATGTTTTCTACGATTGTATTCGATTCATTTTCTCAAAGAGACAAAGTGTTTGTTTGTCGTGTTTGGAAGGAgggcagaaaaaaagatgaagctgATTGACCGCATTTCAAAGCCGTGCTGACAGTAACTGAAACCACTCAGTGGGCAAGAGAAATGTCAAGAAGCTTTCAActatttttgtcagtttttttttttccacttcccGGGGATTTTACACCTatgattttcctgtttttgaagCAAAAAGTCTTTGAGTCGAGCAGGTTGGGTTTTGTGGTGGACAGCATGTTGACATGAAAACATCACAGTCAGTTAAAGCCTCAGAGTGACGGAGCAAGGCGAGCTGAAATTACAGCCAGCATGCCCCAGTAAATTATTGATTGAGTTAATGTTACGAGCTTAGAATCCAACAGCACAAACCATGAAAAGGTCTTTAATAGGGAGTCcaataaaaatatctataaGTGGATGTGAGTGATGGTCAGTTTGTGTCCAAACtattagaaataaatacaataaatttccccttcatttttacaaaaatgagcaaataataaatagatttttggatttttaaagttgtttgatTTCTGCAAACATAACTGCAACGTTGAAATGTAACTAAATATGATCATTTTGACATCATATTCATACTGCTCCAAAACCAAActgttattttaatatataatagataaaaaaagctgcatctACTTGATTTAGATGGTGTGGAGAAGGAGCCAAAGCCCTGAGATGCAACGCTGCCTCCCCCAGTGCTGAAGGTCCCACTGGGCTTCTGGTCCCCGAAGGCCGGCTGACCGCCGAATCCGAAGGCCTTGGCGCCACTGCTCCCAAAGAGGCTGTTGGCCCctagaaaagaaagaaacaaagaaatgtaaGCTTTGACAGCAGATTTATCACAACTTTTGGATGGAATACACaattaacatttcttttatatgctcatctaaaatgaacaaatagaACATCCTCTCAtgcatttatgtttaaaatacacCGAGTGCTCTGCTGGCAGACATGGAGATTTAGAAAGTTGTGACTTGTAACTGTGGATGTAGCTGCCACTGTGcatatatttttctcaaaaatgacagaggaACATTCAcctcattttattaatttcacTATGAATAATTGTCTGATTCacttaaaaatctgcttttcataataaatctgtgtatttaaaaacccaatccagtgaaaattgtgtttttagcatgtttttgttgcatttttctcaacattatgtagtttatgtgtgtgtatatatataaaagaacgTAAGATttgaactgtgtttttaagtatttctttattcaaatcgtgatggatcaggaTCAAATAACAACCTAtagtttgtgacgcagcaaccaCCAcaagtctcccttctctgctacaattctgaggcagccacttgcagacaaatagatccattaaacTCTGTTCTCCTCAACTGGACTGCCACATGGCTCCAAACGTACCAGTCTGTGTGCTCTGGCCAAACACGCCAGTGGAGGCGGTGGTGCCGAATGGGTTCTTGTTGGCGGCGTCTTCGCTAGGTTTGCCTCCCAACCCACTGAAGAATCCCCCAGAGGGCGAGCTTGCAGCgctggttgaactttgaccaaacaAACCCCCACCAGTTGAAGGTTGCTGTTGCTGGTGACAATAAATAACCAGACAAGAAGCGTattaaaaaatttgtttaaaaataacttgtttaattGTGAATCCAGGATGATACCTGTCCAAATAAGCCCCCAGTGGTGGATTGCGAGCCAAACACAGGTGTGGCGGCTGAACAGCCAAAACCTttgatagaaaacaaacaaaaaattaatcaaGTAAAAAGTCATCAGCAGAAAAACCTTTAACATATCTTTAAATGCACCAAGTGTGACtaaacaggaaacagaaatgACGAGCTGTGTCTAACTGTGGCATCAGCTGTTTGGACGCAGCGGTTCTCAGAATGTAGCGggaattcaaaaaatgtttgggaACCAGACAACACCCTTCCACCCACTTAAGCTAACGGgacattatttttataaaaacaggtGTCGTTCAAGATAATACCGCTGGAAGCAGACATGCTTGCTGTCGATCTGCGCTGCAAACACAAGACTGGTACCTTCCTTTCACCTCACAGTCATTGTTTGATCAAATCAAAGGTTGTCAGATTGTGTCGACTTCAAAAATGCAAGATGAGGTTTGACTGTTTGAAGCCCTGGAGCTCTAATCACAGAATGTCGCATCAGGTCCAGAAACAacccatttttcattttgaaaagcCTGTGAGGTCTCAGTTTTCACATTACATGATGATTTATCCTCAAATTAATCTTCATTAGTGTAAAGATGTATGATaatattttgatgaaaatgtttaaagtaattAAACTGATCTAATTAACTACTAAATCCTGGATTTATTCATAacattttatcaatttttataGTTATAACAACTGATTTCACAAAACTAGTGATTTCAACTTAACAAAAGTGgaagctattttaaaaaattgtgaattcCTACATTTAAAACTACCAGAAGAATGTTTTTCCTTGAAAGATATGCAAGGAAAATGCATTCATAAATGGATTAAGTTGAAGAGATTCCTTCCATACTTGCTTACCTGAGGGCTGAAAGCTAAAGCCTGACGCAGACGATGTAGTGGTGTTATTTCTGAACAAAGATCCTTGTCCAAATCCAGAGGTCTGGCCGAATGCCGGCGTGGTGTTCTGCCCGAACAGCCCAGTGCTGCTGGGTGTGCTGGAACTGCTGGTGCCAAAAGAGAAGGAGCTCGCATTGGTAACAGTAGGAGCGCCAAaaagtcctcctcctcctcctccggtgGTTGCACTGCTGGAACTTGCTCCGAATGCAGACTGGGTGAATGAAAAGCCGCTCGACGTTCCTCCTATGCTCGCGGGCTGTCCAAATCCACCCACGCTAAAAACTGATTTGCCGAACCCTGCTTCCGCTGGTGCGCCGAATCCAGATGTGCCGAATCCGGTGGTTGCAGGGGCAGAAGTGGCAGGAGGAGCGGGAGGCTGGCCGAACACATTAGCAGCCGTCGTCGGTGCGCTGGTGATAACTGCGCCGGTGGCGGTGGTGGTGGTTGAAGGAGCAGCTGTGTTAATGGCTGGTATGGCCCCAACAGAACCGCTAGTGGTGGTTGCAGGAGCAACAGAGGTAAAAATGGAGCCTGGTTTGTCTGAGGAGGGGGCCGGTGCAGCTGCTGAGGTTACCTGGGTGGTCAGTGGGACGGCGGCGGCAGACGTGGGGACAGAAGGTGTAGATGAGGGGTCTGGGGTGGCTTCCTCGGTGGAAGGGGCAGGTGGTGGTGGTGCTGAAGGCGGGATTGATTCAGgttctgcaggagctgcagtaGAGGAGTCTGCAGTCGGGACAGGAGTGACCACAGGAAGTGTTGGTGCTGCAGATGTTGTGGTAGCTGCAGTCACAGGAGGCTCGGGGTCTGCAGGAGCACTGGTCAGGTCTACAGCAGGTTCCTTGGTACTTGGTTCTGGTAAAGCAGCAGGTGTGCTTTCTGAAGGTTGCTGAGACTCTTCCGTAGGAGCTGCAAGAAGACTACTTAAAGATGTAGGCAGCGCTGAGGCAGCTGAGGTTGAAGGGGTTATAGAAAAGGTTGGCATGGAGTTGGAGTCAGGAGGTTTAAACAAGCTGCCTGATCCTGACACTTTAGGCAAGTCTGCTGCAGCGCCATCCTCAGCAGATTTCTGGGGAGCCGAACCAAAGCTAAACTGAGGAGCTGACTTGCTATGGCCGAGCCCAGCGTTCCCGAAGGTAAATGCAGGAGCGGCCTTTGTGGATAATTCGGCTCCTTCTTCTCCTTGCCCCACTCGCAGTCCTGAAAAGCTGCCTAACGTCTCCCCTCCCGCTACCTTTGGAGGCTGCGGCTCCGCTTTAGAACCAGCGACGCTGGAAGCCGGTTTTGCAACTTCCCCTAAACTGTTGGCCGATGAGCTTGAAGACCCAGTGCTCAGACCGGGAGAGTTTGACTTTGTGGGAAGGGAGAACGGCTCCTCTCCAGGTTGACCAAACAGCCCTTTTCCATTTCCACCAAAGGAGAACTTGCTCACATCCTTCACTGTCGAGACAAGAGAGTAAAACTAGCTGAAAACATGAGGGGGAGAGAGCTGCGGCAACACCACACAGCTGCACTATTGTTTACCTTGAGACACTCCAGCACCTTGTGTTACAGATGAAAAACTGAAGCCTGCCGATCTGCAAAAGTAGCCAAATAAGTAAGAATGAAAGACATCTGTGGTAAAGTGCAGAGACAACAATAAAGCTTTTCCAATAGCATAAACTAAAGATGTCCAGATCCAATCACATGATTAGaaattcattttattctaaTCAGCAGTgtatatttcaagcttaataTTACAGATAAATACTCAACTAGAAGTCTGCCTTTCACTAGTTTGAGCAGGAGGcacaaaaaacagtttgctAAAGTTAGCATGactttcaaagatttaaaaacacttaaaatacttttttgtgtttttaatgctaaatacATATTTAAGTATAAAACGACAACAATAACGTCaagaaatattggatcaattcaGAATCGCATTTTGCGCCAGCATGAGTGTTGAACGCACACAGACGTGCAGGGGGggaggagactttggcacgcccatttcagcagctgtgtcattagtctgagctttttctagtatccggttttctgatcaaacgcgatttggataaagaaatacacagaaacgGCTAAAATCTTACagtaaaattacaataaaaatctttaaatatctacaaaaaataatgttatttgtGTTGACTCACCCTGAGGTGAATGAGAAGGCCTTGCTGGTGTTTTGCTCAACTGAACTGGGCGGAACCACAGAAACTTCTGTTTTGGATGGTTGACCTTGAGGGCAAAAAGATTCATGAAGTAAGTAAGAAAGCAGACTTTGTTTTATAAAGTCTTTACCAAAAATAAGGGTAATGTGTTGCCACTCAGCAGTGGGTGCAGATGTAAGGTAAGTTgcataaaaacagactttatcTTACAGTACTTACCAAAGACAAAGCCTGTCTGTGGAATGGATCCATTCTCTGTGGATAACTTCTGCAGACCTGGAGTTGTGTTCTGCAGAGACACATTTCCCACTGCAGATTAAAACTCGTAAGCGCAAAGTCAGTACTTTTCAGCAGGTGGAAAggcacacaaaaaacattcacacagtgTCCTTTTGCTTCAACTTGAACCCGTCCTGAAACAGGACTCGAATGAGGAGGCAGATTGTAGCATGAATTCAGGAGGAACATGAGACATTTCTCACTCGTGCAGTATTCAGATGCCAAACTGACAGCAATTCGTGAAATTTCCCATGTAGAGTGTCATTTAAAATCATGAGgaaatgtatgatttttatatttttaactaatCTTTGTTTATGTTAAATATTGGGTAAAATGTGCAACATTAAAACGAAAACTGTATGAGTAAATTCATCCAAATACGAACCAATCACTGGCTGTCGGGGTGAAAACCGACAATTGTCACATTATTAACACAACTGTAAACAAaagatttgtaaataaaaagctGCTTGTCAACTGGCCACAGTGATGGAAAAATCTAACTCACTCGTTTGACTTGGCTGGCAGAAACTGCAGTGAAGCCCTGGACTGAGGGGTCGGGCGCCGAGGAGCTGCAAAGATCAACAAGACAGTTacacaacacaaagaaaatatgaGACGGAACGTGATGTTCaggtttcattttgaaaaaatgtctggCCACAAAAAAAGCATCGTGCTCATCATCCTGATGTTATTTATCTATAAATagtattcacatttttttttagagaatttaTGTCAAACGtgaaaaataatgcatttatagaaaaaaaatattaaaaaatatgtatagaaaaaaatgacatgtttattgaaaaatgacacattaatagaaaaaaatacacatttgttttaaaaaaaatgatgtgtttatgaataaataattacatgtttattaaaaaaggacatttatagaaaaaaatgacgctgtttatttataaaatgacgTTTATAGAAAAAGAATGACACGTTTATAAAAAGATTGCATAAAAGCTAAATAGTTCAAAATGAagtgaaattaacattttttttaaaccaagaaaACACTATTTGATgctaaacagaagaagaaatatataccttttaattaaattttggtaattttttataaagttaatCTCATCTCCAACTGAACACTTTTAATGAGAGATTCCCAAATGATTTTAATCAATTAAGATTAGACTTTGTCCGTGGtgttaatatgttttttctctACCTGATAATAGAAGACATTGGCATAGGCGGTCCTTTGTCCTTCAGCTCCTGAACATTCACCACCTGAGGGACAGTTTTTAAGGTCGACTCCGTCAATGAGGCGTTGACTGCAgctgaggaagaagaagaaaaaaaacaagaattaaaataGAAGCATTAAggaaaaagttataaatgagttttcacaattttttcttttttattgaaaccTTAAGTAACTAGGAATAATTTAGGTTCAATAGGGCTTCCTTTTGGATCAATAACAAAAAGCTTTGTTGTATAGCTGCATATTTactgcaaaacagaaaaaagccttttgTCTCCCCCTTGTGGTGAACATGTTGCACAGCAACAAGAAACTTGTAAAGAAGGGGAGTCAAAAGTGAATATTTCAGCTGACTGCAGTACATTTCTTCCTACCTGGCTTCTGACTGGCCATTTGTCTCCGTAGAGCAGCGGTGGCTGCAGCCTGCTGGGCAGAGATGGTTACAGGGACACTCCGCTCGGTAGGTGGTGCTCCATGCTTTACCGTCTTTGTGGCGAGAGCGGTACTTTCCGCCCCGCTGAGGTTAATCCTATTAGttggaactaaaataaaacattttttttcatttttggctgTGCAATGAGGAAATTTCCTTTAAAGTATATTATAAACTTGATTGATTTACTCACCGGGGTTGACAATGGGGCTCAGCCCAAAGCCCATACCGGCTACTACAGGGTGCATCTTCGCTAGAGGGGTGGACTGTATGGCTCCAAAGCCTGGCTGGATGGAGGGCGTTCGAACAACAGCGGGGTGGCGAGGGGTGGGAAGGGACTGGGTCATGGCGTTCATAAGTGGAGGCTGCAAGGGCTGcagctcttcctcttcctccaacTCCAAGTGAGATGGGAGCAGCTCTATAGACTGCGATAAAGAGGACGTGGAGCTCACGTCATCCAAGTCCTCAAAGCTTTTAGGAGCGAGGAAGGCGGAGCGCGACAAGTTGGCTGGAAAACAATGAAgtctttagaaatgtatttacgGAATAAATTTGACTTGACCAGCATGTTTAACAGTACCTGGTGCTGTTGAACGCACAGGAGGCATCTGGCCTTTTGACAGGAAGTTGCGCAGTTGAGATTGTTTAACAGGGGAAATCTTGACTGCttgacaaatgaaacaaaatagaaaaagatattcaaattaaataaaaaagaaggtgCAGACAATAATTATTGAAACTATCCGTTAGTTAAATCCTACCTGATGATTTCACCTTCGTCTCAGGAGGGGTCTTATCAAGCCGGGCTTTCAGGAGTGCTTCCTCCAAATTCTCCAGCTCATTTTTAtagcttaaataaaacaaaaatatattctttttagtcattttatgtTTGCTTGAAAGTGAAAGTATTTCAAAGAAAGTAGAAACACGTGAGGACAATTCTAGGAATTCCAGCTTATTTGAgtaaagatttgtttaaaaaccaaattattgTCTGAGATGTTTTCAACCACAAAAAGGTCATATTTATACAGTCgagtccttcgacagctcttacTCCTCTGATGTTGTTGCTGCAGTGTTCTGGTTAATGGTGGGAGCGGTGGTTTTGCTGTAGAGGCGCAGAGCACTGAGCTcctgaatcagctgatccagTCTGTTCTTCTGCTGGTTGATGATGCACAGGTTGCTGGACAGCGTGTTGAAAAGACCCTCACGTCCCGGAACGACCATGTGTCTGCAAAGAAAAGATTTACTCACTGCTCATCACATTCACTCATTACTAGTCGAATAAAAGATCCTCCACACtcacttttgctttttctttttctccaggTGTTTCTCCCATTCCACATCCAGCACATCGTTAACATCCTCCACAGCAAATTTAACGTACTGGTACAACCTGCGAATCTCCTGACAAAGAAACATTGATAAtaatatttatgaactagaatGGTCCCTCGGTTAATCttttgcagattattttcaATCTTGCATGATTTTTGTTTGCAGTACACCGTGTTCTGCTTGCTGATTGGCTATTAACCTCGTCAATCAATCCTCTATGCCAAGTCTCCAgtacaaaaagtgttttttcttttaattctatAATGTTGGTCTCATTTTTTGGCagaggtttgaactttgagagtatAAAGTGATGGATtttattaccttaaaaaatCTGGAATCTTACTTTGggggtcattttttaaaagaattcccCTGCAATAACttatttattaacctttattttaccggGAAGGCCATGGAGATTAAACCTCTGTTTTGAGGGCCAACTGTAAATATAATTTATCAGCTGTTTTTTCCTCACCTTGAGTTGTTCTTCGCTTCTGGGATCCAGAGGCTTTTTGTACAACAGCTGTCTGTAGTTTTTGTCTTTGCCCAGCTCGTTCTGCGTCTTAGCTTCTTCCGCCCCGGCGAAACCCTCCAGTAGCGTGGTCTTCAGCGTGCTAATGTCACCATGGAGTGACTTAAACACAAACAGGGAAATATTTAATGAGATTTTAAGGTGTCAATTGTAACTtcttacaagtttttttaaagttgacaaaaagaaaaaaatttagttGACTAAATTTACAATAATGAACACAGTTCATCTAAAACATGCTTCAATCCCTGAATAAGAAATTGTTCTCCAAATAAAGCCGTACCTCTGTCGTTTCTCTGATCTCCAGGGTGAAGATGTGGAGGTCCTCCGACTCTTTTCTCAGCTCCTTCATCTCATCGTTTGTGCCGACTCTGACGTCACCTTTTGAACTGCGACCCTTTAGGTCGTCTAACTCCTTCTGAAAATGTGcaatctaaaacaaaataaatctattatTGCTCAGTTTTGAGGAGCTTTTGATAAATAGTAGAGAATGATacattttttggatttatttatgttaaaatccAACTAAAGGATCTTTTTTTGCATCAACTATAACAAGAAATAACAGCAACATTGTAGCTGGAATTTATGATAGGGTTTTGAGGAGTTTGTGAAGGAGGAAAGTTCACCAAATTAAATCTTGGTAGCAGTTTACCTCTGGACACAAAAGTATGACAGCAGTCTGCTGTGGTCTTGTTAAAATGTCTTACCTCCTCCAAAATTCCAGCCATAATGGGGTCAGAGTCTTTCTTTTGCTGCAGCTGTTTCTCCAGGGCTTTCACGCTAACAGCTTGCTAGGAATGggaagaaaatgacagaaaatgacaaaaacaaataaacaaaagtaaacgtcttaaaataaaagcatttcttagaaagattaaacatttttaacaacaaacatttacatttttggtatttaacattttcagttgacacatttaaaattaagattCTATATTAAGATTCTACTGTTccgttttcttttaatttggtctttttttttaatctttaatgacCAAAAAGCCAATAAAGGTCAAGTCTgtgttgatttaatttttagtCCTAACACATGGTGACAtataaattgctttaaaaattaatagaaaataaGTTTGCTACTAaacaaaaccattaaaaaatgtttactacttttgttttaactaaACCGATTGAGAAATGTtgattatctttttatttacatttttttggcaaaaaaaatattgttaaaaaaactgtatgaattacatttattttgttactgCCAAACaaactacagtttttaaattaaaacacaaacaacaaaagatttTAGTCAAACAAATATTCTCTTCAtgctttaaacaaatgaaactttaaagtcctcctaaaacattttttttaattttctttaaatgttttcagtggagttttaattaggactgtgaagtttttaacataaatgtcacatcctaaatgtcttaaaaagccatatttgctgttgatctgaagccttctttCCAAAAAATCCtggtgtgggcgtggcttatggtgctGAGCAATGTAACCCCGCCCCTCATCCCCCCCAGacatgctagcgagacacagactttgataagtccataaaaaataaaataaagtcaaacatgatcattatgtcatttttttatagcaGCAGAATAATACCTGTTGAGTTGAGACCCGTCCTTGAACAGCAGGAGCAGGTTTCTGGACTACGGCTGGAGGTGTGCTCGTCTGCACCGGGTGAACTGGAGCTGAGGAAcattaaacaacaataaatgaatTACACATTTGAATGTATTATTTGTTTCTGATTCAAAGCGTGCTCATACCTAACACAGCTGGCGGCTTGGAGGCTGACATAAAACCACTGGAGCTGGAAACAACAGCTTTAGGAAAAGAGAACGCTGGAGACGAAGCCTCCACCCCTGAAAATCTTGgagagcaaaaacattttattgtgttttaatttagcCTCCAACTAGAGGTCATAGGATGTGCAGTATTTTAGTTGTCTACCTTTCATTCAGGTTCTGTTTGACTGTGGGCGGCGAGGCCGTCGACAGGCCCTGAGGTGGTGCAGTGGCAGACGGGGCGGCTGCAACTGGGGCAGCCACCACTGGTGGTTTGCTGGAAGGGGAGCTGAACGGA from Oryzias melastigma strain HK-1 linkage group LG12, ASM292280v2, whole genome shotgun sequence carries:
- the nup214 gene encoding nuclear pore complex protein Nup214 isoform X1; this translates as MSDDADSPPERLMKDFQFRQLNKVEVFKPPDQLPKDRSSLLTVSNKYGLTFVGLGRTFKVYLTKDILCADKADPGCIVKGTPALATVTVELALHHLALSCDELTLSVCGVAEENLCLTFYDVRTFINGKSTQKLPFASFRPDVQPGTLLQDLKWNPAHVSMLAACLSDGSMMILDVADLVKVQAKLPSTSGITCICWSPKGKQVAAGKMNGTVSQYTPALEEKKVIPCPPFYTSEDPVKALDVLWLRTFAFAVTYAAADGSLETPPELVLVSLPKKDEKVDTKYLNFGDIVYGTCTERQHHYFLSHIEDWDLVFAASAASIEVSVIARQDDKMWELWILEDASRAELRVTESNEDTLPLGLVIDYTSQQEIYITDEKTLPPAPTLMMLSTEGLLCSFALVNQNPGVKQLITPPTALSPEGERLPKPGSLASAPAKLPAAVPAAPAAFPSISFASTAMPSLPVPSAPSSITPFSIAPTAPVTTASSGFTFSVPPTFSTTSAPVAAFSLGGSAPFGSGSSGFSFASKPSFETPSALPTFPFSSPSSKPPVVAAPVAAAPSATAPPQGLSTASPPTVKQNLNERFSGVEASSPAFSFPKAVVSSSSGFMSASKPPAVLAPVHPVQTSTPPAVVQKPAPAVQGRVSTQQQAVSVKALEKQLQQKKDSDPIMAGILEEIAHFQKELDDLKGRSSKGDVRVGTNDEMKELRKESEDLHIFTLEIRETTESLHGDISTLKTTLLEGFAGAEEAKTQNELGKDKNYRQLLYKKPLDPRSEEQLKEIRRLYQYVKFAVEDVNDVLDVEWEKHLEKKKKQKHMVVPGREGLFNTLSSNLCIINQQKNRLDQLIQELSALRLYSKTTAPTINQNTAATTSEDYKNELENLEEALLKARLDKTPPETKVKSSAVKISPVKQSQLRNFLSKGQMPPVRSTAPANLSRSAFLAPKSFEDLDDVSSTSSLSQSIELLPSHLELEEEEELQPLQPPLMNAMTQSLPTPRHPAVVRTPSIQPGFGAIQSTPLAKMHPVVAGMGFGLSPIVNPVPTNRINLSGAESTALATKTVKHGAPPTERSVPVTISAQQAAATAALRRQMASQKPAAVNASLTESTLKTVPQVVNVQELKDKGPPMPMSSIISSSAPDPSVQGFTAVSASQVKRNTTPGLQKLSTENGSIPQTGFVFGQPSKTEVSVVPPSSVEQNTSKAFSFTSGSAGFSFSSVTQGAGVSQVKDVSKFSFGGNGKGLFGQPGEEPFSLPTKSNSPGLSTGSSSSSANSLGEVAKPASSVAGSKAEPQPPKVAGGETLGSFSGLRVGQGEEGAELSTKAAPAFTFGNAGLGHSKSAPQFSFGSAPQKSAEDGAAADLPKVSGSGSLFKPPDSNSMPTFSITPSTSAASALPTSLSSLLAAPTEESQQPSESTPAALPEPSTKEPAVDLTSAPADPEPPVTAATTTSAAPTLPVVTPVPTADSSTAAPAEPESIPPSAPPPPAPSTEEATPDPSSTPSVPTSAAAVPLTTQVTSAAAPAPSSDKPGSIFTSVAPATTTSGSVGAIPAINTAAPSTTTTATGAVITSAPTTAANVFGQPPAPPATSAPATTGFGTSGFGAPAEAGFGKSVFSVGGFGQPASIGGTSSGFSFTQSAFGASSSSATTGGGGGGLFGAPTVTNASSFSFGTSSSSTPSSTGLFGQNTTPAFGQTSGFGQGSLFRNNTTTSSASGFSFQPSGFGCSAATPVFGSQSTTGGLFGQQQQPSTGGGLFGQSSTSAASSPSGGFFSGLGGKPSEDAANKNPFGTTASTGVFGQSTQTGANSLFGSSGAKAFGFGGQPAFGDQKPSGTFSTGGGSVASQGFGSFSTPSKSTSGFGSAPVFGSPPSFGGSPAFGGGASFSSSPSFSNPLPSSSGKVFGEGTAAASMGGFGFSSPPSAPSFGAMATQTAPSFGSLAQQGSGFGSQPSSFSGFGQQPQTGGFSGNAFGSPNPPGAPSFGSWRS